The nucleotide window GACCGCCTCAGGGTCGTCGATCCGGCGAAAGGCCAGATCGGGGCCACCGGCGACCTCCACGGTGACGGTGCCGTACCCGAACAGCGAACCGGTCACCGACTGGCTGTAGGCCGTGTTCTGTACCTGTGACAGCCCGATGCGGCGGACCGTCCTCCCGAGGACGCCCCGTTTGAGCCAAACGGCACGGGTCGTGACGACGTACCTGGTGCGGCGTATCCGCAGAACCTGCCACGCGGCGACGCCGATACCGACGAGACTCGCGGCCGCCAGGCGCGGATCGATCGTCGCCGCTGCCGCGAGACAGAGCCCGACGATGACGGTCCCGACGGCGATGCCGCCGACGGCGGCCGACAGCCGCGGCGTCCCCTCCCACACGACCGTCTCTCCGTCACGAAGGAACAGCCACGAGTCACTCATCGGGGTGGTCTACCGTTCCGTCTGAAGGCCGGTTCGGACTCGCCTCGGCGTCGGCCGAACTCGACGATCCATTGGTCACCTGTTCCTCGTCATCGGCCACTGCCGAGCGGATCGCACGGAGTTCGACGAGAATCTGGTCGAGCACGTCGTCGGTCTCGGCCGTGCCGGCCGAATCGCGCTGCTGACGCTTGTCGATCTCTTTCGAGATTAGCTCTTGGACGGCTGCCGGGTTCGGAATACTGCGGAACTGGAGTTCGACGCCGGAGCCGCCGGCCGTGCTGACGTCGACGGAGCCGTATCCCAGCGACGACCCGATCGCCGACTGGGAGTACGAGATGTTCTGTACCTTATCAAAGCCGATCTGCTGGACGTCTCGCGACAGGATTCCGCGTTTGCTGTAGAGGCCCTTGTTCGTGACGACGTAGTTGGTGTTGGTGTACTGGAGGTAGCTGGCCGCAATCAGCGGGATGCCGATGAGAACTACCGAGAGCGGGAGTCCGACGACGAGCGCCGGAACGATGCTGTATTTGTGCGGAGTGCTCGCCCAGCGGATCTCTTCGCCGTCCTCTAAGGACAGCCAGTCGAGATCTAATCCGGCCGTGTTTTCCGAACTCGTCGTTGGCTCGTCTTGGAGGGCTGAATCGGACATGTGTCGAGGGTGTCACCTACGGAGGCGATTTCGTCGGGAAGTGAAATAGCCATCGCTCCGCTAGGCTTCACCAGCGGCTCATTTGGGGTCGAAATCACGAACGAGTCACGGAACCCGCGTTCGTCGGCTCCGTTGAAACCCGCAGCAAGTGTCGTTCGCTGACCCGAGCACAGTCAATAGGGGACGACCATCCGACTTCTGTGCTGGATCTGTTGGAATCCGCGAACAACGTCGGATCAGAACAGCTCGCCCGTCAGATCAGAGCCGTCAGCGTCAAACGGGCCGATCGTCGCCACCGCGGCCGCGCCGGCCGTGTTCCCGATCGTCGCTAACTCCCTGAGATCCGAGACGCCGTCGTCCCGTGCGGCGAGGACTGCGCCAGCGAACGCGTCACCAGCCCCGGCCGTGGTCGCGACCGTCGCCGGTGGCGGCGTCGCAGTCACCCGCTCGGTAATCTCACCGTCTTCTACGGTCACCGCGGTCGTCTCCCCCGGCCCGTCCGTGATGAACACCGTCGCCGAGTGATTCGGGGGCAGTAGTTCGAGGACGCCCGCCGGCATCCGATCGATGTCCGCCACCGCGAGGTCGTCCGTTCCGGCGAAGATCAGGTCACAGTGCCGTAACACGTCGCGGAGCGCCTGTTGATAGGCGTCGGAAGTGGCCCACTGGTTCGTGCGTCCGTTCAGATCGAACGAGACGTGCGCCCCGTGTTCCGCGGCCGCCTCGGCGAGCCGCCGAACCGCACTCTGGTTCACCTCGGTCGGTAACGTGACACCTTCCAAGTGGACCCACTCGTACGGGACCACGAGTGAGGCCGGATCGGCAGGCGGCGTGAAGCCGTAGCAACTCCCGGCCACCCAAGCGTTCCACCGGTCGCCAGCTTCCGTCGGGACGTACAGGGTGAGCGGTGACGGCGCGTCGACCCGGGTCACGTGTGTCGCGTCCACCGGGCCGTCCGCGAGGTGTTGGGCGGCCAGCTCTCCCATGACATCAGTCCCGATATTCGTCACGAGGCTGGTCTCACTCCCGAGCGAGGCCGCCCATCGTGCGACGTTCGTCGCCGTCCCACCGACGTGCCACGCGAACCGGCTGCCGGGTGTGATCGACGTCCCGTCAACCGGATAGAGGTCGATGGTCGTATCGCCGACGACCAACACGCCTCGTTGATTATCGCTCATCGTTCCTCCGGCGGTAGGTCTTCGAGATCATCCGCGAACCCATCTCGGGGTGTCTGTATCTGGTCCGTCACGGGTCAGTGGACGTTCCGTCAAGTGAGGAAGTGAGATGCTGTCGTACCTGGAGACCTGTGCTGAACCGAGAGAGGATGTCGGACTGATGGGTCTCGCATGCGAGTACCGCCAGCCCGCCGTTCCCAACCGGAATGACCCGTTGTGGCTGGTGCGGTGCGTGACGGCAACTCGGGCAGTTGACCCCGCCGGCCGGGTGGTGATCGAGCAGTTCGGCGCGGCTTTCGGTCGCAAGCCCACAGAGAGACCGGAACTCTTCGAGGTGGTCGTCACACCCGACGAGCGGGATCGTTAGTTGGTCGAGCAGCAGAAACGAGAGGGCCCCTCTTCCCGGTGATCGGAGGGCGGATTCGCAGGCAGCACACTG belongs to Halorubrum sp. DM2 and includes:
- a CDS encoding PH domain-containing protein, with product MSDSWLFLRDGETVVWEGTPRLSAAVGGIAVGTVIVGLCLAAAATIDPRLAAASLVGIGVAAWQVLRIRRTRYVVTTRAVWLKRGVLGRTVRRIGLSQVQNTAYSQSVTGSLFGYGTVTVEVAGGPDLAFRRIDDPEAVRRTITGRIGSDGADVPGTVDQWREVLAIVRDLKRAVE
- a CDS encoding PH domain-containing protein, which encodes MSDSALQDEPTTSSENTAGLDLDWLSLEDGEEIRWASTPHKYSIVPALVVGLPLSVVLIGIPLIAASYLQYTNTNYVVTNKGLYSKRGILSRDVQQIGFDKVQNISYSQSAIGSSLGYGSVDVSTAGGSGVELQFRSIPNPAAVQELISKEIDKRQQRDSAGTAETDDVLDQILVELRAIRSAVADDEEQVTNGSSSSADAEASPNRPSDGTVDHPDE
- a CDS encoding PfkB family carbohydrate kinase, whose translation is MSDNQRGVLVVGDTTIDLYPVDGTSITPGSRFAWHVGGTATNVARWAASLGSETSLVTNIGTDVMGELAAQHLADGPVDATHVTRVDAPSPLTLYVPTEAGDRWNAWVAGSCYGFTPPADPASLVVPYEWVHLEGVTLPTEVNQSAVRRLAEAAAEHGAHVSFDLNGRTNQWATSDAYQQALRDVLRHCDLIFAGTDDLAVADIDRMPAGVLELLPPNHSATVFITDGPGETTAVTVEDGEITERVTATPPPATVATTAGAGDAFAGAVLAARDDGVSDLRELATIGNTAGAAAVATIGPFDADGSDLTGELF